A window of Paenibacillus sp. 19GGS1-52 contains these coding sequences:
- a CDS encoding ATP-binding protein — protein sequence MPPHQGHYNDLLVFLSIIIALLSCFTALDLAERLVRGRRGHPYILLTSSILGIGLWSMHFIGMLAMEMNLIVNYHLPLMMFTLLIPITVSYVLLTLINNPRTRSKPYLVTGGLLFTSGILFMHYIGIFAMKMSARYEQNVFYALLSILFALVVPIVMVFFKQKWLKNVYNMFSFQKILLALLLTGSLAAMHYTAMAGASFVVTDNVNYNGRAPLLNDSLLGFLVGGAFLIIVVIVLVLLYRERQQVLTSARFNEQRYMALFEFSPDMVICIDPVHQNIVSANPTVHETTGYSREDLLESKNIIDGKQDRLAVKAAIDLAFQGHSSKLEHSIRTKAGRRLYCSSTVFPLVADNQNLVYIISKDVTELMQFQQELVIAKVAAESAVRMKSEFLATMSHEIRTPLNGILGINQLLADDLTAPEHLEMLKVQAESSVALLNVINDILDLSGLEADSLRLYREPFQLSQLMEQCIEMFQGFARDKDLSLLLFVDPVISDLLVGDRARIRQILVHLIGNAVKFTSSGAVTITVKSCSTDSKSVCLQFRVSDTGIGIDPDKLHLLFKPFTQLDASHNRKYPGTGLGLAICKKLVELMDGVIWVEPAAGGGTEFTFRIMLESIDEYVGPMLRKKTEPPGEQLNSEVLRFAKKSPLTI from the coding sequence ATGCCACCGCATCAAGGTCATTATAATGACTTGCTTGTTTTCCTTTCTATTATTATAGCGTTATTATCCTGTTTCACGGCTTTGGATCTGGCTGAACGCCTTGTCAGAGGGAGAAGAGGGCATCCATATATTTTACTAACGTCCAGCATTCTTGGAATCGGTCTGTGGAGTATGCATTTTATTGGTATGCTAGCTATGGAAATGAATTTGATTGTCAATTATCACCTTCCACTAATGATGTTCACATTATTGATTCCTATCACTGTATCCTACGTACTACTCACTTTAATAAATAATCCTCGTACTCGCAGCAAGCCTTATCTAGTTACTGGAGGTCTGCTGTTTACTTCAGGCATTCTATTTATGCATTACATTGGAATATTCGCAATGAAAATGTCTGCACGATACGAACAGAATGTATTTTATGCGCTCCTTTCCATACTTTTTGCGCTTGTGGTGCCCATTGTTATGGTGTTCTTTAAACAAAAGTGGCTTAAAAATGTCTATAATATGTTTTCCTTCCAAAAGATTCTGTTAGCTCTGTTGCTGACAGGATCATTAGCAGCAATGCATTATACTGCCATGGCAGGCGCTTCCTTCGTGGTGACAGATAATGTGAATTATAACGGAAGAGCACCGTTGTTGAATGATTCCTTGCTGGGCTTCCTGGTGGGTGGCGCCTTCTTGATCATTGTAGTAATAGTGTTGGTTCTCCTTTACAGAGAGCGTCAGCAGGTGCTGACCTCGGCCAGATTTAATGAACAACGTTATATGGCGCTATTCGAGTTCAGTCCGGATATGGTGATTTGTATTGATCCAGTTCATCAAAATATAGTGAGTGCAAATCCAACCGTACATGAAACAACGGGTTATAGTAGAGAGGATCTGCTGGAATCTAAGAATATCATAGATGGCAAACAAGATAGGTTGGCTGTTAAAGCTGCAATTGACTTGGCTTTTCAAGGACATTCCAGTAAATTGGAGCATTCCATAAGAACAAAAGCGGGCAGAAGATTGTATTGTAGCTCAACAGTATTTCCGCTAGTTGCCGACAATCAAAACCTTGTATATATAATCTCTAAAGATGTGACTGAACTCATGCAGTTCCAGCAGGAGCTGGTTATCGCCAAGGTAGCAGCAGAAAGCGCAGTCCGGATGAAAAGTGAGTTTCTGGCTACAATGAGTCACGAAATTCGTACGCCTCTTAATGGAATTCTTGGGATTAATCAGTTGCTTGCAGATGATTTAACAGCCCCTGAGCATCTGGAAATGTTAAAAGTACAGGCTGAAAGCAGTGTAGCTTTACTTAATGTCATCAATGATATTTTAGACTTATCCGGCTTGGAAGCAGATTCCTTGCGCCTGTACAGAGAGCCTTTTCAATTATCCCAATTGATGGAGCAATGTATCGAGATGTTCCAAGGGTTTGCGCGTGATAAAGATTTGAGTCTGTTACTATTTGTAGATCCTGTTATTTCTGACCTGCTGGTTGGTGATCGTGCTCGCATTCGTCAGATCCTGGTTCATTTAATCGGCAACGCTGTTAAGTTCACTTCCTCTGGAGCTGTAACGATCACTGTGAAATCCTGTAGTACTGACAGTAAGTCAGTTTGTCTGCAATTCCGAGTCAGTGATACAGGCATTGGTATTGATCCTGATAAGCTGCATCTGCTGTTTAAGCCGTTTACCCAACTGGATGCTTCACATAATCGCAAATATCCAGGAACCGGATTGGGCTTGGCCATATGCAAAAAGCTGGTTGAACTGATGGATGGGGTAATTTGGGTGGAACCTGCAGCAGGAGGTGGCACCGAGTTTACATTTAGAATTATGCTCGAATCCATAGATGAATATGTGGGCCCAATGTTGCGCAAGAAGACTGAACCGCCGGGAGAGCAGTTGAACTCTGAAGTATTGAGGTTTGCTAAGAAGAGTCCTTTAACTATATAA
- a CDS encoding thioredoxin domain-containing protein, giving the protein MSKPKKHSPPIPQLSKQEKNRKEQEQQKQKTRILIVSAVALVVVIFVVLFMIASKDTSSKAATAEPVSFNYSDLPRLGEEDAPVKIVEFGDFKCPACAQFSGVIKPQIVQEYVDKGKAALYFVNMAFIGPDSETASLAALSVYHQSNDEFWKYYDAIYANQGKEDIEWATADFLVSLAEKQKLTIDYDLLRKDIENRTYADELNRDIKVASDTSVTNTPTLFINGVKSETPFNIEAISADIDAATKVVEVK; this is encoded by the coding sequence TTGAGCAAACCTAAAAAACACAGCCCCCCGATTCCTCAATTGAGTAAACAGGAGAAGAACCGGAAAGAACAGGAACAGCAGAAGCAAAAAACAAGGATCCTTATTGTTAGCGCAGTGGCTTTAGTGGTCGTTATATTTGTGGTCTTATTTATGATTGCTTCTAAGGATACTTCTTCAAAGGCGGCTACTGCAGAACCAGTCAGCTTCAATTACAGTGATCTCCCTAGACTCGGTGAAGAAGATGCTCCGGTGAAAATTGTAGAATTTGGAGACTTCAAATGTCCAGCATGTGCACAATTTTCTGGTGTAATTAAACCGCAAATTGTTCAAGAGTATGTAGACAAGGGTAAAGCTGCCTTATACTTTGTGAATATGGCCTTTATCGGGCCGGATTCGGAGACAGCATCGTTAGCTGCATTATCTGTATATCATCAAAGTAATGATGAATTCTGGAAGTACTATGACGCTATTTATGCAAACCAAGGCAAGGAAGATATAGAGTGGGCAACCGCTGATTTCCTTGTTAGCTTAGCAGAGAAGCAAAAGCTAACGATTGATTATGATCTTTTGCGTAAGGACATTGAAAATCGTACGTATGCGGATGAATTGAACAGAGATATTAAGGTGGCAAGTGACACTTCCGTCACCAATACGCCGACCCTCTTTATTAATGGAGTTAAATCAGAGACACCGTTTAATATTGAGGCTATTTCTGCAGACATTGATGCCGCAACTAAAGTGGTGGAAGTAAAGTGA
- a CDS encoding disulfide oxidoreductase has product MTRFSSFCRRNCLYLAWFVSLIAVAGSLYLSEVLKYEPCKLCWFQRIFMYPQLILLGIATFRGDKKIIPYVLPLSLIGGSISIYHYAEQKIPALSKIIPCTIGVPCNKDYLNFFGFITIPLLALIAFVLIAVLLWTGRESNEAETEEEVEISTY; this is encoded by the coding sequence GTGACGAGATTCTCTTCTTTTTGCCGTCGTAACTGTCTCTATCTGGCCTGGTTCGTTTCTTTAATTGCTGTTGCGGGCAGCCTCTACTTGAGTGAGGTCCTGAAATACGAGCCCTGCAAGCTCTGCTGGTTCCAGCGTATCTTTATGTATCCACAGCTAATACTGCTTGGAATTGCTACCTTTCGAGGAGATAAAAAGATTATTCCTTATGTGTTGCCTCTAAGTTTGATTGGTGGGAGTATCTCTATATATCATTATGCAGAGCAAAAGATTCCTGCACTCAGCAAAATAATACCTTGTACGATCGGAGTACCCTGCAATAAGGATTATTTGAATTTTTTCGGCTTCATTACAATCCCCTTGCTAGCTTTGATTGCCTTCGTGTTGATTGCTGTTTTACTGTGGACTGGACGTGAGAGTAATGAAGCGGAGACAGAAGAAGAGGTTGAAATCTCAACATACTAA